gcagtccttgtggctgccgtgtgtgtgtgagtttgtgctcatgcgtgattcctgaatctgcaagagtcagtgtatgattaaatgtctattcctaattggataaattaattaaatagaattcatgtaggattctaatttcaattaatttgtatcctactaggattacgattccttttccataactctataaataaaggcctaggggtcataatttatacacaagtttcaaagtattcaaaagtgagtttttgagagaaaattaaaacacatcttgctcataaaagtgacgaattttctagtaccttaagggcgattctagttggtcaatcttaaggcggatccggacgtgctgtggactatctacggagggacgacacttggagtcctaaaagacttgttcttgttcggttcgggcgcagctagggaaggcacgcaacaaagagtatgcatctaattatgctatatgattatgtgtaaataatatgtttcctgggttaatggttgtttccgcatgatttatgtaaatgtcatatgtatcataacctaacagttacgATATAGATTAGGAATACATTGATTCCTAATATGAGTAGAATTTGTTATATGTTAGAGTTTGAGGTCTAGCAGGTTTCTACCTCCTGATTGTATTATTTATATTGATGCGTAAGTTAATGAGAAGGTTAAGACTTTTGGTCATATTTGTCACAATCTCATAAGCATGAAGTACTTATTGTCTGTTGGTTCaatggtgattggggctgaacttggtagggagggaCTCGTGTTCGAATcctcgcaacaacaattgggaagGGAATAAACATATCCACTCAGAACTCGCTCCGAATCCGGTTTAgtcctaagggtgaaccggttgctaacaccaaaaaccgGTTGCTAACGCCAATTAGTTGGTGAATCTTCCTGTGTCTAGATTTATACATTTGGATATAACTTGCTAGTTTCGGGTAACTTGTCATATTGCTGAGAGGTGACATACATTTGATGAGGGATATTGCTAAATTGTCAAAATCTGCAATTTATAAAGTTTACATACGGTTACAGATTCTGTGTTCTCAGGCAATAACAATTCAAGTAATCCTCAATTTATAAGTTTACAATAAAATGCAGTAATAGAGAGGAAAACTAATATACAAGCTGTGGCTCAAATTCTGCAAAATCGACAGAGCCAGATTCAATAGGTGGCATCAGATATGCAGCCAAGATCTCTGAAACTAATGCTGCTACCAACGGGATCCTCTTAAAGTTCTTCACAAAACCAATGTCGTCAGTCTCCCCTACAGCGATCAGCTTCTTGTTAATCTCCACCATTCGGTCAAGCTTCCTCTTGAACTCTGGGTTCTCCACATCCAACACAGCTGGGAATATTCTAGCAGTTGTGCGGTTGGTCTGCCAATAACCAAATTGTCAGAAATGAGAAATCTAACTTTTAATCTATACAAGAACACACTCTCATAGTTTCATACAATTTTACTCAATAATGACATAGTCTCTCACCTCAATGATGACATGCATATCGAATTCTTTGGTGTTGAGACCAATTCCTTCATAGAAATCTGTCCTTTGACAATCGTTGAGGTACATGGTCACATAAACCTGACACAAACATCATATATAACAAGTAAAATTTCAATGGTATCATCACAATACGGCATAAAAACAGATGTAGTGAATAGGATGACTTGTGAATTGGATGATTACCGAGAGGCAGAAGAAGCGGGACCAGAGTTTGGCCTTCCAGTCGTTAAGGAACTGGGGCTGTGCCTTCATGAGAGCGGAGAAGAAATCTCCGTGTCTGTTCTCATCTTGGCACCAGTTCTCAAAGTACTTGAAGATGGGATAACACTGGTACTCAGGGTTTTCCTTGAGGTGCCTGTAAATAGTAATGTACCTCCAGTAACCGATCTTCTCTGATAAGTATGTCGCGTAAAAGATGAACTTTGGCTTGAAGAATGTGTATTTCCTAGCCTTTGTCAGGAAACCCAAGTCCAAGGCCAGATTGAAATCTGACAACCCTTTGTTCAGAAACCTGCACAAGGTAATTATCAGTTCGTTTGCAAAATAAAAGAAGTTTTAGGGACAGGAAAAGAGTTGCCAAAACATACCCAGCATGCCTGGCTTCATCTCTAGACATAAGGGAGAAAATCTCCGCGACCACTGGATTTGTTTTCTGCATATTAAAAGAACATCAAAATGTGAAAAATATCTCACAATGCTGTAAAAGATGTAATTAATTTTGTGTTATAAATCAAAGTAATATAACTATCAAAGAGATTGTATTTCAGAAATTGTGAAATTATTTAGTAGAGAAATAATACtattatattaataaataataatcaaGGGGTCCATAGCTCAGTGGTAGAGCATTTGACTGCAGATCAAGAGGTCACCGGTTCGAACCCGGTTGggcccttttttttttaattttttaactcATGATCCAATTTATCTATCTAtatactatactaaaagagaggaaatcaatgtggtgatgacaaatgtcactacaTGATTCGCCTCTCCTCTAAATTTAGAagaatgtaaataaaataaataatctaAATTTAAGTTGTcttatttaagaaaaaatatgcactaaataaaatattattgttTTCCAATAAAAATCTTAAAGATTCTGTTGATAATAAACATCATAAAAatactaaataaaaatagaaaaaccATAGATAAGTCAATATTCTATTCCTGTGCTTATGTAAACGACATGTAAATAGAGCTTataatctaattaaattatatcgTAATAAGATTGTTTATGTTAAGTTGCCTATATATTGCAGGTTATGCCTATATATTAAATTGtaaattttttttgacataCAAATTGTCAATATTCAATACTAATATTTAGATTCTATAACGTGCTAATGTAAACAGAGAGGGGAGAGAAAAAGAGAGCAATTGTCTGATAAATATCAATTTAATGTATAGGCAATTTAACCATGCTTATGTTAAGCACTCTTACGATTAGAGAATAGAGTTTAATACTCTTACgatataatttaattaaactaCAATCGTTTAATAAAGTGTTTATTAACATAAGGGATGTTTAATATTTACTTAAATCAATAAATTGACATTCTTAATCTCCTTGATCTAATTATTTCACACTTGTAACATATTTCGTAGTTTTGTTGTAATTATTTCACACTTAGAACATGCTACATAGTATCGCCTTGATTTAAGTATGTACTATAGTATCTTTTTGGTtctaaaaatataaattaaaattattaaaagaaaGATGAAGAGAGAATCAAATATATCGTAAGAacatattttatattaaaagaaagATGAAGATAGAatcaatacggagtatattgtaCGAATATAATAtaagaatttttattttaaaaagacaTATTTTATAGACTtgcataaaaattgaaatattacTGATAAGTACATACTAACGAGTATCTATATGAAATGCAACAAACTTCCAGAAAATAAATTTCAACAACCTTTGACATAAATATTGTTTTGTCCAAAAAACAATTATCTTATACAATATTATGGAAAACTTGTATGTTATCTTatatcaaaaaaaattgaacatgcAATATGTGTACTATGACGTATATTAATACTGAAATATTATAGCCACCATTATTGTATTGATAGAGAAATATGTTTTTATTACACAACATATATAGAAATACATTAGATGAAGAATATACTACTCTTTATCTATCAACCAAACAAAGCCCAAGTTTAAAAGGAATAAGAAAATATGCAAACGAACAATTTAATTGAAACCTAAACATATGTAAGGATAGCACAGTATGTGATTCAAAATATAGCTATGTTTATATTGATATTTTTCTCTTTACCTCCTCTGTAAGTTGTGTATCGCGAAACTATGTTGCaagttaaaaaattaaatatatgaaATTACCAATTGGATTTACAATTTTTTGTTGTATACAACAAGTgacatattaaaaaaaaggacaTAGAACGGGTTAGGATATGACTTATTCATATCTTAAAGAACATTTAAATCCCCTGTTATgaaaagtaattcaattaattcAAAATAGAGTAAGGGAAAAATTGTATTGCTTTGTTGTTGTACAttcaaaaaataagtaaataggaGTGATgacaatgtggtgatgacaaatgtcactacaTGATTCGCCTCTCCTCTAAATTTagaaaaatgtaaataaaatcAATAATCTAAATTTAAGTTGTcttatttaaggaaaaatatgcactaaataaaatatattatgaAATATTATAGCCACTATTATTGTATTGATAGAGAAATATGTTTTTATTACACAACATAGAAATAGATTAGATGAAGAATATACTACTCTTTATCTATCAACCAAACAAAGCCCAAGTTTAAAAGGAATAAGAAAATATGCAAACGAACAACTTAATTGAAACCTAAACATATGTAAGGATAGCACAGTATGTGATTCAAAATATAGCTATGTTTATATTGATATTTTTCTCTTTACCTCCTCTGTAAGTTGTGTATCGCGAAACTATGTTGCaagttaaaaaattaaatatatgaaATTACCAATTGGATTTACAATTTTTTGTTGTATACAACAAGTgacatattaaaaaaaaggacaTAGAACGGGTTAGGATATGACTTATTCATATCTTAAAGAACATTTAAATCCCCTGTTATgaaaagtaattcaattaattcAAAATAGAGTAAGGGAAAAATTGTATTGCTTTGTTGTTGTACAttcaaaaaataagtaaataggaGTGTtaaagagaatttcaaaatccataTACATATTTGcaatttcattaatcttttaatatatagatGTCCATTATTActcattaaaataaattaattttaatttgtatATAAAGATGCATCAGTGTGGAGCTAACAAGTGTCACTATCTAATTGTATTGCTTTATTGTTgaacattaaaaaaataaaaaaataggagTGCTGAATAGAATTTCATAATCCATATTTATTAGGACAATTTTTTTTAGCAcctaaaaaatcgaaaatttgttttttaccacctaaaaaaaacttattttaccacctcaaaaaaaaaaaaaataataataccaCCTAAAAAcgaagaaattgaagaaaacatTATGTGGGGCAACTACTTGTGAGTTACTTCGACTTGACATCTCCTATTGTTCTATTGCTACCGCTTTGCATTTGCTACGCTATTGTTTCCAACAAGGGGTGtagtttattaattaaaatgtaaACATCTTCACTATTACTCAATAAGTAGGTTGATTTTAAATTAGTgcataaattaatattaaaattttatcGTGAATCATGCAAGTGATATACTATCTTGCAATAATGAACTATTTCATATATATGTAACTTAGTTATCTAACGCGGGAATGAAGGAAAGTTTTTGACCCTCAACGTGATTGACCCCATCATCGATACTAGGTGGCTAGGGATGGAGATAAGATTTGTGGGTTATGGGAATGAAGTTTATCCGATGCGGGTGATGAGGTTATCCGCCGTGGGTACGTAGGACCTGACAACTTCAATTATCCTTTACCTAATTGATTATAAgtatatcaatattttttttaatactaaCCCACATATTATAATTTTGCACATTTACTCAATCACCTAATCAAATAACTAAGTTGCCCAACACTCTAGAacagagttttaaaattcaaaactctcataccaaaaaaaaaaaaattgtcagaCCAAGGGTGAGCTTGAGGCGGGTGTAGATTTCAAGGTGGGTGAAGGAGCGAGATGAGTTTTATTTTGTGCCCCGCGAGGGTGGGATCGAGATTGTGTTTGAGATGAGGATGAGTATCATATTTATCGTGGGTGGCGAGGATAGGAACAAGATAAGCAAGTACAGTTATGGAGAGACCAATCTTCCGCACTCGCCCCGTGTTAAAGTCATCTGTAGCTAAATAAACTAGATTGTGTAGGTGGGTGTTAAGTGATCGGGTATAAAGATACATGGTTTGTTAAGTATTAAGTGGATATGATTATTGAAGTAAATGATGGATGCAAATGACTTTAATTTTTGACCCGGGTGATGAACAtggtgaaaataattttatatacgcaccctttgtgtttttttttcttaaataacaTAAGAGACTGAATGAAGCCATAACATATctatcaaataataattttagttaGAAGAACATCTATAAACACTATTGATGACAGTTGTCAAtaactataatttaattttcattcaaaattaatctaaaccgtgcatcgcacgggtattatactagtgTTATCCTAGTAAAGGAAGAAAATTACTCCTTGTGCAGCACTAGTAGCAGGCCTAGCAGCTATTACTACTGAAATTATACACTTCCAGTTTTGTGCATTTCATCTCAATTTTTTCCTCATTGATCTCGGTTCTGTCCCTACTTGTTCAAGAAAAAATGTTCTATAAACTATAAAGTGCCCGGACTCCAAATACTTGACTTTTTACTTTATTAGAGTACCTTTTCGAgtttttggtaacttttaacatCTCGAAATAAATTAGAGTGATTCGGTCTCATCTATCCACCACCATCAATTACTTATAGATTATAAGGAAATATACTGATCTAATAAATACCAGATTATTAGGATTATAGACGgaatattaaattaaacattGACGTTTTAATTGTAACGGGTCCATAGCTCAGTGGTAGAGCATTTGACTGCAGATCAAGAGGTCACCGGTTCGAACCCGGTTGGGCCCTCTTTTAATGTTTTTGCACTATTTTTTGCATTtttctagatatatgtttccaTGTTGCACCGTTTGAACCAAAATTGTCAAACTCAGTCCCAAAATTACCAAATTGCAACCTACAAATTCCACCAATAAACTCAAAAGAAATCTTATCATACGTAGTTAGACCCAAACATTAGTACCACCAGGCGACTTTACCGACTAAATTAGTGAGGAATGCTAAACATCAAGTGGCCTTGTAGTTAGAGTTCCTCCTAAATTAGTCCACTCCCACACCTCAAATAGCTATTCCGTAATAATCAATTATTTCCATTGGTAGAGCACAAAATCACCAAATTCACAACTTTAATAAGCTCATAAAAACCTTATCAGTTATCACAAattcaatttgtaattttctAGTGCATAGAAGccgattaactaattaatgtaGCCGTAATATTCAATCTCAAGTCATGAAATAGAACCAACCCACAACTTTACCAACTAAATTAGTCTACTTTTTAAAACTAACAACACATTTAATCAGTacataaaaaaagaaagaaagagaatcAATTACCTTAAGCCTCCTACCAAGCTCCTTGTAAAGAAGGAACCCAGAAAACTCAGCAGTACAAGACCTTTCCAGAAACTCAACAAAAATCTGCCTCAAAGGGCCCTCAAGTTTATCAGCAGCTTCCTTAAACTCACTGTTTCGAACAAAGTGAGTTTGATTGTAATCAGTCTTAAACTCCTGCAAAAGTGCCTCAAATTCGGATTCATTAAGGTTCTTGTTAATCTCAGTGTTAAAAAGCTGCTCCATTTCATCAAAATCTGTGGTGTAAAACCTTGGTGTTAAAAGGGACTCTTGAATTTCCTTCTTGTTCCCCTTTTTTGATGGTTTTGTGGGCATTGGAGTTGCCGTTGCTGACATTGATACCCTGAAAAACTTTGCGGGTCGGGTTATTGGGGTCGGGCTCAGTTTCGGGCTGAATTTGCTGATGGGTTTTAGGAGTGCCATTTCTGCTGCCATTGCTGAGGATAGAGAGTGGAGGAGAAATGGGTGGGAGAGTTTGGGATTGTGATAGaactaattattttttataattttaaatatttttggttttttttttttttttttgggagggGTAATGAATCTAATCCAATGAAATCTAAAAATCCAGGTGGGTGTTTGACACGTGTCAAGTGGTGATGGGTCAGCTTGATTTCTTTGATGGGTTAAGGACTTTGGGGTTGTGGGTGTTCCAACTTGACCCTAGACAGTATGTGGCTCTTCTTTCTCCATTTACTTCATTGTGTAAGTTTTGTGGTTTGTACTAAATTGTAATGTAATGCCCTTGAAAATATTTGGTTGATTAtcgaaggaaataatgcccttggtccaaatatgcatataatattaagtctaataaatgcggttcagtattaattaataagttaataattcagtgagatcaagtgagctgaatgcctagctagaggccgcttcagttcaagtggaattaatgatattaatccacagcttactcttaactgaacccgtagggtcacacatatagtacgtaaacggatcaagtattta
This sequence is a window from Spinacia oleracea cultivar Varoflay chromosome 1, BTI_SOV_V1, whole genome shotgun sequence. Protein-coding genes within it:
- the LOC110780654 gene encoding magnesium-protoporphyrin IX monomethyl ester [oxidative] cyclase, chloroplastic, whose translation is MAAEMALLKPISKFSPKLSPTPITRPAKFFRVSMSATATPMPTKPSKKGNKKEIQESLLTPRFYTTDFDEMEQLFNTEINKNLNESEFEALLQEFKTDYNQTHFVRNSEFKEAADKLEGPLRQIFVEFLERSCTAEFSGFLLYKELGRRLKKTNPVVAEIFSLMSRDEARHAGFLNKGLSDFNLALDLGFLTKARKYTFFKPKFIFYATYLSEKIGYWRYITIYRHLKENPEYQCYPIFKYFENWCQDENRHGDFFSALMKAQPQFLNDWKAKLWSRFFCLSVYVTMYLNDCQRTDFYEGIGLNTKEFDMHVIIETNRTTARIFPAVLDVENPEFKRKLDRMVEINKKLIAVGETDDIGFVKNFKRIPLVAALVSEILAAYLMPPIESGSVDFAEFEPQLVY